In one window of Halomarina pelagica DNA:
- a CDS encoding HalOD1 output domain-containing protein has protein sequence MSDVSTDVVEAISAELAIDPLRLPPLYESIDPDAIDSLARDGVFIEFTHAGCDVRIVDGIVSATARIPERGEREPSLSDC, from the coding sequence ATGTCCGACGTGAGCACCGATGTCGTCGAAGCGATCTCGGCCGAACTGGCGATCGATCCCCTCCGTCTTCCACCGCTCTACGAGTCGATCGATCCGGACGCGATCGACTCGCTCGCTCGGGACGGGGTCTTCATCGAGTTCACCCACGCCGGGTGCGACGTTCGGATCGTCGACGGGATCGTCTCGGCCACCGCACGGATCCCCGAACGCGGCGAACGCGAGCCGTCGCTGTCCGACTGCTGA